The following is a genomic window from Cydia amplana chromosome 23, ilCydAmpl1.1, whole genome shotgun sequence.
atactatatataatattataaatgcgaaagtgtatctgtctgtatgtctgcctgttacctcttcacgcttaaaccgctgaaccgatttagttgaaatttggtataggggTAGTTTAAGTCCCGGGAAAGgatataggatactttttatctcagaactcaccccttaagaggccgctgaactgatttagatgaaatttggtatggagatagtttgagtctcgGGGACGGACATAGGGTAGttattatcccagaaatcaccctttaagggggtgaaaagggggtagAATTTTGTATGGTGAATCGATAAAAATCAGATCGGATATAAAAAaacctacccaaattactaattccacgcagacgaagtcgcgggcaaaagctagtaattaTATAAAAGTGAAAATAGCGTTGGTATTAGGGCATTGGATCTCTGAATACCAACGAATGAAATCCACAAATATTGATAACAGGCCAAGAAAAGTTTACAAAAGTTCAAATAGGCCTCTTAAAGCGTGTCGCACAATTGTGCAATACACAAGGATGTGTACAATGTTAAGGAAAGCCGATAGCCTCCGACAAATTGCCAGGTGTGCGGACGTCCTTAACCCGAGTGTATAAGCACCGTTATCACACTTACCAACTTAATACGTAATGGTTAAAACATTACCCTGAGTTTCATGGTGATGTTGGTTGGGAAATGCTAAGGTTTATCTAAGTACATGAATTGATGTAGGTATCGATCAGTCGATAAAATCATAATACATTTAGCTGTATGTACTATGTACTAATATGATAATAGTTTACCTATATCTCacagataaaataataattgaaaaagatcttcaaatattaataattgaagaGTCTAAGTTGATTCTGCACTGACATTGACATAACAGAGTGTGGAAGTGTAAATGTAAACCtcgtaattataattttaatatgtttaaatATCAATCAAAATAAACATAGTGTTTCTCATGTTTACATGATTGCTCTATAATCCTGCACCAACAATATGAGAGTAATAAATATtgcttgttttataataataaataaaagcttcGTCGTTTCAGCTACATGGTACcataatacagggtgcttcctgtaactggagcaataaattaaactgtaggctgtactcctcaaactgaccaacatttgttcagcaacttttgaaaataactcgtgttttgatttttattacatttaaagtttattctaagacgatTGCGTGATTGTTAATACATtggtattgcaaattttgttatgtttaaagcgtgacaaacaacgtcaaacacactgatgtcagcgtacattgaagacaatatttattttgtatgaaaaatatgaagtctaaaggatttataatttttaaaagttgctgaacaaatgttggtcagtttgaggagtttagtttaatttattgtattgctcctgttacaggaagcaccctgtacctatatgtattatatatgtgAATcctcagctcaatcgaataatgggaagtAAGTCTCATTTAGCTTACAGGAAGAAATATTATACCGGTTATctcataaatatataatttatattaaagttTAACAAGATTGACCTTTCTAACTTCCTCTGCGTTACGAAATTATAATTAAGATTTCATCTCGGCCATGCATCTGAAATAGGTGCAGCTAACATTACCCTGAATTGCATTAATTTAGAgtactaataatattaataaatagagtAGTAATAAGACCATATTAACCTTAATGTTATATTATGTTAATTCGTCTCTTAATGTAgctctaaaaataaatattacgtaACATCTAGGTACCACAAGTGTTGCAAACTTTTGTTCAAAACTGTTTTAGTTTagaactttttttaaatctccGCACTTAATATCGTTacaatttgttttataataaaagatGTTCCACTTGATTAGTTCCAGTTCGTCACTATTTTATTATATCGTGACATACTGGAAACCtaatttataggtatataagtaaTGTTCGActgaaacaaaatatttttccgAAACAGAAGTGTCGgtttatatttatctattttcTGATAGCAGTTGGTAGGATTGACTTTTATTAGTAACAACTTTACTTTTATAAAAACTTCGGTGATACCTTTTAGTGATtttagtaaaatataaataatattaattataaatacgtATACTTACGCATTTTCGCAAATCCTAAGCTTCCAAAAAACGAACTTCTCTAAAAAGCTAACCCAATATCCAAGATTTCAAACACACTTTCcactaaacataaaaaataagttatccATAGAATCCTGGCTGTTTCACatcgataaaaaaaattaaaaacaaacgtaTCGTTCGATTGAGTTCAAACTTCGAACTGGCAGGTTGAAAGGCAACGTTTTTCGTTTTAAACGGCACCGCGTGGTGGTAAACATTGACCATATCGAATAACTCGTTATACATTGCTGCTGATACATGACAGCTTATACATGTGTGTATATTAAAACCAGCAATGGTTACAAAactatttggttttatagtattGTGGTGAAGATGTATCATGATTATAGTGGAAGATTGAGCTTTCATTAAGTTTTAATTCGAGTGATTTATCCAACGAGATCTTTTCTatgattactttttaaatggaaCGGTTTATTATGTCATAATAttgattgtgtaggtcttaattAAGCACACCtattactatgaaacatgatgtctaaaatgaataaaatgcattgttttcatattatttaatttattagggcgagcgaagcgagccctaacactattcgacaaactatgcattcttgtggtacactttacggaaaaactatcgcacttataggtttgaaatttaacatagtaatttaaattcatgtctagatgtgttatcaaacataaaaatatcattttatcaacttaataaaataaaataaaggaataacactttgtatgactactagcgccatctgttagaaatattatgaattaaaattcgtgtcAATGTACTATgtgttaacaacgatgaatacaaaaaaaccggccaagtgcgagtcggactcgcgcacggagggttccgcaccaccaaaaaaatcgtgtttgtagtatggaagccccccttaaatatttattttattttatttttagtatttgttgttatagcggcaacagagatacatcatttgtgaaaatgtcaactgtctagctatcgcggttcatgagatacagcatggtgacagacggacggatggacggacggacggatggacggacggacagcgaagtcttagtaatagggtcgcgttttttaccctttgggtacggaaccctaaaaagggttaaaattttggattcagacccatttcgcttcgctcggtttgattcccaatttagcaattaagtttctctaAATACTGGAACaataatcttgctgtatatttgtcgcagtcggatcgtataatccgccgtattacattacggctagccgttttcaaaaacaggggcgttttgaaatgcggcggtttaactattagccggattgaatgcggctgaatgagaatccgccggaatgtattcggcgccataagtacgttcttcaacacggctagccgtaatgtaatacagcgagtcattagccgccgctttgacagtttttagttcccatttttaacactcgtggcgctgcctgacataacaacaacaaactatgaaaaacgctggggtgtccatcaaatctggagttcgtcgaactgtttcttttcaaaaaacatttccttcgcaacttaactagatggAGCCCGGCCTCGCGGGGCTcccatttctgagcggtttgcccttctggcatctgaagctatctaacgaacctaacctacctacctattgatttagtgacacgtccgtgaaaacattacactttagggaaaaaagcgtaggtaggtaagtaggttaggttcgttaggtagcttcagatgcccgaagggcaaaccgcccagaaataggagacCCGcatttgcggggctccgtctatttaagttgtgacgtaaatgttttggaaaagaaacatgtagtgcggtgggaccatagcaaaaataaattaaattgcaaacattgtcaaactccggttacgtagtaggcgaccgaaagaactggtcactctacaatctaaatagtagatacgatgcggctacacGTAGGCCgattattgaagaacgtatcgcaatgacaatccgcctaatcgtcgaaccgccgcatttcaaaacgctcctgtttttgaaaacggctagccgtaatgtaatacggcggattatacgatcggactacgacatattcactgcggaggtcaatttactcgtatgttctgttctgtgacgccgatgaactgatcagtcatgttgtaattcgacacgtcttgatgagcacttgggagagcagtacgatagagctgatgctgatccctggctgtacctagcggaactcaggtttggtgcaacatagacatacactgggttggacatccgactcgtcatgatggtaacttggtagagcagtacccaagatagctgatgctgaaccctggcagtacctagtggagctcgagtttaatacaacatatgcacacgctgttttggtcatcggactcgtcttgatgagcacttatgagagtagtacccaagatagagctgatgctgaaccctggctgtacctagtggaattcaggtttggtgcaacataggcaaacgctgttttagtcatccgacacgtcttaatgggcatttgggagagcagtacccaagatagagctgatgagctgaagctaaaccctggctgtacctactggaactcaggtttggtgcaacatagatacacgctgttttggacatccgactcgtcagaacgagcacttgggagagcaatacccaagatagagctgatgctgaaccctggcagtacctattggaagtcaggtttggtgcaacataggcaaacgctgttttggtcatccgactcgtttttttgagcacttgggagatacccaaaatagagctgtagctgaaccctggcagtatttagtggaactcacgtttgcaatataggcacacgatgttttggacatccgactcgtcttgatgagcacttaggagagtagtacccaagatagagctgatgctgaaccctggcagtacctagtggaactcgggtttggtgcaacatagacacacgctgttttggacatccgactcgtcatgatgatcacttggtagagtagtacccaaggtagctgatgctgaactctggcagtaggtacctagtagagctcgggttttatacaatataggctcactctgttttggtcatccgactcgtctttttgagcacttaggagatactcacgatatagctgtagctgaaccctggcagtatttaatggaactcacgtttgttgcaacataggcacacgctgttttggtcatctcactcgtcttgatgagcacttaagagagcaaattatacataagtttatgtgcggagcagcatgattaccgccagtaggtgtccaaacgggatagttttacgctcaattgtgtggtgtggacgcataaataaattcaaggacattggctcgctgacccaacattgccagaaaagaaaagccagttggcttccttacaagaagtactgggcgaccgtgtaggatgtaataagggcttatgaaattgtatattacgtgtggatgatattggcaatttgattttgtcgtctggacacgtttttaatggacaaagtaaaagttgtatcagacaggcgtaccggacagcgaccgaGGGCCAAttcgtaggtatatttctttcttgctctcacttatagctgcgtccttaacggacttattacttacccactcgattgaacatggaacaagcctcggactggatcaaagtcgcggtccggtacgtttaggtagaaaaactccgcgagcccttacaaagctctgctttttgctagttttaACAAGTATTCGAAATGACCaccgcctttttattattttgagtaagtacatgtttttttaatgtatgaatgcagtttttcttgttattaaaatcgatgacatgggtcctaagaacagatcttcgtatgtcttatagtttcagactttcccatactgaccgatctaaacgGGCGACCCTGTATAGTTATAcaactaaaaatattaaatgattaaaataaatgatCACAATTAATAGAAGTTTATGTGACTGGTACATAATGAAATGTACTGGGAGAGAAGAACACGAACCTACTGGTCCTTAATCAGTGTcatcaggtaggtaggtacagtcagcatcaatagtagtggATGAAACAACGCCCCAAAAATATCTGCAACCCTGGAATTActttccaaatagagatatatCTCAACAGTTCGCGTTCAAATAATAAGATACACTTAGATACTTccttataattatgtacctatctgttTTTGTTAAACTATTGGAGAATGGATGATACTTTTGACGTGTAGTCTGCGGGcttagcacggttccatttttatcgactatcactatgcccgtcactttcgtacttccatacttgttagaacgtgacaggcatggtgataaacgataaaaatgcgactagggctggccgcgtagccaacgtgccaatcgcttacgctccgtagcgatcgaaacgcaactgtcactgtcgcactaatatggaagagtgataaagagacacaaagcgattcgatggcgaagcgatagcgattgtcaccttagcTTAGCTAGGCCGCCTGATCCGCTTCTtttaatgctgactgtacttaattaatcAGCTGAATAATCTATtttagttttgaatgattcacggttagtttcactagacttatatcgaccgtgATATGAATAGaggcatgtaactgcgtcgaaatatcgggagctcgaaaacaatacaaaaaggtACTATAATCAcgtttcatatcccggtcgatataaatcTAAGATCTATTTCAGTTGTGTTTGTCATTAAACTACTTAAGAAACAATGTCACGGGAATGAGCAAACCTTCAGTTGTTAAGTTAATTAAACTATGACAAAACAATACGCTATATTATACGAAAATAGTCGAACATTAGTCGGTATTTCGACCTTACACTTGATTAGAAAAATTTAATAGGGTTCTCCAAACCTTTGTACACGAGGGCCAAGGCCATAGCCATAACCAGAGGACCTATCGCGAACCACGTTTGAGATGTTGCCTCCCCGTCACACTTACATACGAGtctacaagtgcgacagagaggcaacacgtcgaacgtggttcccGGAAGGCTCTCCGGAGCCCGATTCAGTTTAACAACCTGTTACGGTTtattagaacggctatcgcgcgcagttagtatcggaaccggtgtcgccgctcgttcctctccacatttccacatttctcgcgcaacggtagtaaaaacttgtgtgcctggtgaatggatatacgcctcctttagacaaatttgatgtctggcttcttaatctgaacgttattgtggcgcaaaaggcatgtttacgtttttcggtcagcgcgggcgagtaactagcatgcgagcgtttgctcataaccggcggcgacacgtaccctgctcgcatcgccattctacttgttctgtggttttgatcttattgatacgaccttaaagttcgctcacgctgattggtgcattcgacataggatactttttatacCAGAACTCACctcttaagggggtgaaaaagggGGTGATTACAATCAAGTGACGACaacaaagaacgaaaaataaatgttaacacaactttattttaccTACTAGACACATCACATACTTTATGACTTCTATCCGACAAAGAGCAACCGGCCGCCCGTATTtctagcgaggaccgattgactTACACAAATACACAAGTGatacaaatgtaaaaaaaaaacataactttaTTCAGTCGAAACCGATTACAGACGGCTAGTAAGCTTCGTGGTCTTGAAAGCGTTGATCTGTTCCTGCTTATGTTCGAAGAACTTATTCAGTTCTTCAAGGCTCAAGTCAGCGAATACAGTAGCCAAGTTGTAGAAGTAAATCTTCTGCTTATACGCGTAATATTGGTACAGAATAGTGTCAGGGGCAAAGGCGGTCGGTTGAGCCTGGAACTTAATAGCCCCCCTCTGGCTGGTACCGTTCACTTCCAGCTCATAAAGACGGCCATCAATAACGGCGTAAACCTGGTTGACCATAACTGGAGGCCTGACGAGTGCTACTTTAGCGGGATGAGCGGGGAGACCCTCGATTTTAAGGACACGCTGGCCGTTGTAAGTGTAGAACTGGTGGTTGCCGTCATAAAAGAACATGATACCGTCCCAGTCGATAACCATGTCTCTAACATCCTTAACTGCTTCAAGTTTAGTGGCCATTTTCTCATCTTCATCATATTTGTACATAACGTAGTCTGAAGTTAAGTAATATACGTGAGCGTGTGCGATATCAACAGCCATTCTGATGATGCTCTCAGTAACGGTGCCATATTTGGTCGCAGTCTGGTCTTGTTCATTGTACTTGTAGATGCCGTCGCTAGCGCCGAAGTAGACGATCTTCTTCTTAGCGAAAGTGGTGCACTGTCCGTTCTCAAGCACCTTCTTGGTTACGCCGTTCTTGTAGCTGTACAAGCCTTTGTAGTCGTAAGTTCCATCGTCTTTAACATCAGCTTCGACGAAGAAGATGGTGAGTTTAGTTTCGTCAGTCTGTTCGTCGCTGTCCTCGGAGTAGTTGATCTCGTTGAAGGGTATGACGATATCGACGATGTCGTGGTGGCCGGTGTAGACGGCGAAGGAGTCGGGATAGAACTTCTTGGTGACGATGAGCAGCTCGTCTTCGGTGGGAGGCGCGGCGACGGCCAGGGCGACGAGGGCGGCGAGGATTGCGAACTTCATTTTGGAGACTGGAAAATAAGGAATAAATAAGGAATCGTGAGCttcttttgtttatttgttgGGTAGAAATATTGgacaaaaataattttttaaGGTCCAGTAGgttcacagaacaagtagaatggcgatgcgagcagggtacgtgtcgccgccggttatgagcaaacgctcgcatgctagtactcgcccgcgctgaccgaaaaacgtaaacatgcgttttgcgccacaataaggttcagattaagaagccagacatcaaatctgtctaaaggaggcgtatccattcaccaggcacacaagtttttactac
Proteins encoded in this region:
- the LOC134658632 gene encoding uncharacterized protein LOC134658632, giving the protein MKFAILAALVALAVAAPPTEDELLIVTKKFYPDSFAVYTGHHDIVDIVIPFNEINYSEDSDEQTDETKLTIFFVEADVKDDGTYDYKGLYSYKNGVTKKVLENGQCTTFAKKKIVYFGASDGIYKYNEQDQTATKYGTVTESIIRMAVDIAHAHVYYLTSDYVMYKYDEDEKMATKLEAVKDVRDMVIDWDGIMFFYDGNHQFYTYNGQRVLKIEGLPAHPAKVALVRPPVMVNQVYAVIDGRLYELEVNGTSQRGAIKFQAQPTAFAPDTILYQYYAYKQKIYFYNLATVFADLSLEELNKFFEHKQEQINAFKTTKLTSRL